A segment of the Candidatus Pelagisphaera phototrophica genome:
CCGAGGGCACTCAAAAAACAATAACAAAAAGGAAATTATCTCATCCAAATCGGGTCAAATCTAGGGGTCCAAGCAAGGGCTTGATGAGGGGCGTTACTTGCGCTGCTAGCGGTGTCCAAATTAAAAGTAGGGATAGCGAGGTCAATGGTTGGGTTTCTTGAATGACACAGTCGAGATCGAGAGCGGTGCTGATGTAAATGGGAGTATCTACGTTTGCGGAGTGGATGTATACGTAAGCGGTGACAGTGCATTGGGTACGGCGTTGGATCCCATCGAGATTAGCTCTATTGGAAGCGTTTACGGAAGTGGCTCTGCGGTTTTTGTAGGTGTTGTTTATGCAGGAGAAAGCATCGAGGTAAAAGGCGGGGGTATAATCGAGAGTAGCACTTACGCGGGTGGCTCTTTAACGGGCGACAGCATCTCGAGTGCCTCGGACCCACTTGGAATCGCCTATTTGCCCGAACCTATCGATTCTGGATAGTCTTGCGTTCCCTGATACTACGGACTTTAGCGCAGGCGGAGCAGACACCAACCTCCACAAAGGTAACAACAACTCGCCGATGTATTAAACCGCGTATCCTAGAAATTAAGACAATTTCGAAACCAGCGACTATAGTAGCTACACGCACTTGTATTTCGAGACGGGCAAAGACAATTTCGAGAAAGTGGACTTGGGTGGGGAGCTGAGTTTGTACTTCAACCTCTCGTTAAGCAATGACATCCGCGGGTTTGTTTAGGATGACATTAAGTTCGACGAAGAGTTGGGAAGGTATTAGTTTCGATTGGTAGATCAAATTATTACCCCTTGAAAAGCAGTAATGTAGATCCCGCGCTCGCCGCCAGTGTTTATTGGGATTCCCACGCAAAATTTGAATTGAAAAAAGAAAGCCAGCGGTTCGGGTCTCTTTTTATGGCATACGATGACTTGAAAGTGAAACAGGATAGTTTGCTCATTGGCCCTTTTTACTTGCAGGGACAAAATCGAATTAAAAGCCAGGGCAGTGATCTAAGTAGAGGCGAACTATCTAAATGAGGACTAGCACTGGAGGAGTCCAGTGTTTCGCGCGGACCATAACTTGAACTATTTATGGATGAATAGTTTTGTTTCGCTCTGTGTAAAAAAGCTTGTGCAGACCGAGAAACGGAGGAGAATTGCGGTGTGAAAAAAATCACAGAAGAAGATGTATCTGGTGCGGTAGAGCGTCTCAACGGTCACCCGCTTTACAAATCCCTTAAGGAATTGGGTGACTTAAGAATGTTCATGGAGCATCATGTTTTTTCAGTTTGGGATTTCATGTCTCTAGCGAAAAGCCTGCAAGAGATCGTAGCACCGGTGCGTCAACCCTGGATGCCGGGAGAGGATGGGGCCCTGCGTCGATTCATTAATGAACTAATACTCGAGGAGGAGTGTGACGAAGGACCGAACCACGGGGAGTATCGTAGCCACTTTGAGATTTACATGAATTCGATGTCAGAGGTGGGCGCTGATGTGGAACCATGTAGACGTTTCCTACGTTCGGTCGTCAATGAGGGGTTGGACATGGCATTGGAGTTACCCTGCGTGCCAGATCCTTCGAGAGCATTTACACGCGCGACGTTCGATATCATTAGGTCGAAAGAGCCTCACAAAATAGCGGCGGCTTTCGCGCTAGGACGAGAGAGCATCATACCTGACATGTTTCGCGAGATACTGAGTAAAGCGGAAGTGCCGGAGGATTCGATTCCGACGTTTCATTACTATCTGAATAGGCATGTGGAGCTAGATGAGGGGCAGCACGGTCCGATGGCGATGCGTCTGTTGAACAGCCTATGTGGCGGTGAGGAATGTAAGGTACGTGAGGCGATTCATGCTGCCGAGCAAGCTATTGAAGCGAGAATCAAACTTTGGGATGGCATTCTTGTGTCTATCGAAAGGGATGCATGCGTGGGAACGTAAGAAGTCAGTCTTCAGGGCCAGCCGCTTTTTAAGAGCCGAAATGGTGACTGGCTTCTGGCTTGGCCCCCTTTAAATGAGACGGTTTTCGGTGATCAAAGAAAGGAAGATTCACCTACGAAAAAGACGCGACGTGCTACCGAGCAGATAATCTGCATCCTCCGTGAGTCCGACGCGGGCGTGCGTACCGAGGACATCTGCGGCAAGCATAACGTAGTCTCCCAAGGCTTTTAACGCTAGTGGAGCAAGTATGGCGGGAGGGACATCAAGGAGGCTCCAGTGCCTTCACGACCTGAATAGGGAGAACATGGAGTTGAAGAAGCTTCTGGCCGTCCAGATGCTCAAGTCCAAGGCCCAATAGATCACCCTGGAAAAAACCTCTAAGCCCGAAGCGGCGGCGCGGTTTCGTGGCGAAGGTCCAGACCGTGCTGTCCTTTTTCGGGAGAGCCGTTTGCCGTTGGCTCGGGGTCAGCCGCTCGGCCCTGCGATACCACCCCAAGCCCGTGGCCGAAGGCAAGCTCCTTCCCGCTCCGGTCGCCCTGCGCCGGAAGGAGAAAAATAACAACATCAACCCCGAAAACCCGGTCGGGAATCTCTCATTGGAACCAGGCTAAATAGTGGGGCCAAGCAGTGGCAAAAAACTGAGAGATTTTCTCGTGAACCTTTTTCTTTAATTCGTCGGGAAAAAGGGAATACAAAGGAATGTTGTTTTCCGATAGGGCTGCCCATTCCTTTTTGAAAATGGCAGATACTGGCTCATTGCTAGTGAATATGTTCCTGAGTTGCTTCCAGATGGACATGCATGGATAGACTAGTTGGAATGGTGCTCGAAGGAGCCGCTTTACGCCGCGATCGCAAGCAGGTCATTGCAGTGTGAAGGCGCCTCTTGTAGAAAACTAGTCACGCGAGAATGTCATTGACGACATGAGCCTTCTCTACGCCGGTCAGTTTCTGGTCGAGACCTTGGTGGGGGAATATCAGTTTATTGTGGTCGATTCCTAGTTGGTGGAAAATGGTGGCATGCAGATCGCGGACATGTACCGGGTTTTTGACGACGTTATAGCAGAAATCGTCCGTCTTACCGTAGCTGATTCCGCCTTTGATTCCACCGCCGGCCATCCAAGTTGTGAAGCAACGTGGATGATGGTCGCGACCGTAGTTTCCTCTGTCGCCTGGGGCGAGGTTTTGGGCAAAGGTCGTACGACCAAATTCACCGGCAAACACGACCAGAGTATCTTCTAGCAAGCCTCTTTGCTTTAGGTCAGTTAGCAATCCAGATATCGGCTGATCAATGTCGCGAGCCTGCCCTCGCATATGCAGAGGAAGCTGTCTGTGGTGATCCCACCCGCGATGGAAAAGTTGAATGAAACGTACATCCCTCTCCGCCATACGGCGGGCTAGCAAACAATTGCGTGCGAAAGATCCGGACTGATGTACTTCAGGGCCGTACATGCCTAGCGTTTCCTCACTTTCTTGAGTCAGGTCGGTAAGCTCAGGCACAGAGGCTTGCATACGGAAAGCCATTTCCTGCTGCGCAATGGATGTTTGGATTTCCGGATCTCCGGTAACCAGTTTCTGCTCAGCGTTTACTTTGCTAACAAAATCGAGCATTTTGTTGCGAGCCTTTCGATCGACGCCTTTGGGATTCGAAAGAAATAACACGGGATCACCGACCGATTGGAACGCAATGCCCTGATGCTTGCCGGGAAGAAAACCGGTGCCCCAAAGGCGGCTGTAAAGCGCTTGAACATTCGTCTTTCCGGACCAAAAGGCGGACGACAAAACCACAAAATCCGGCAGATCACGATTTAAGGTTCCAAGTCCATAACTAAGCCACGATCCCATGCTCGCCCTGCCTGGCATCTCAGATCCGGTACAGAAAAATGTCTTGGCTGGGTCGTGATTGATCGCCTCCGTATGAGTGGATTTGATCATGCAAATATCATCTGCATGTTTAGACAGGTGCGGTAGAAGCTCGCTCATTACCAATCCGCTTTCCCCTTGTGGCGCGAACTTGAAAATCGAAGCGCAGATTTCTTGTTTCTTGCCACGAGTCATTGTAGTGACCCGTTGGCCACGACTGATTTCTGGTGGAAGTGACTGTCCGTGCAGTTTTTCCAAACCGGGCTTGTAATCGAATAGGTCAAGCTGACTAGGCGCTCCGGCCATGAAGAGGAAAATAACCCGCTTTGCCTTGGCCGCATGATGTAGACCTGGCTGAGCGGCGGCGACGAGGGGAGTCATCGATCCGCCCAGTGCAGCGACGCCCAAGCCAACTGAGGCCCGCTTGATGAATTGCCGTCGATTGAGTTGGTCACAAAATGATTGAAATTGATCCATGGCTATCGTCTTACTTTGGCGAGTTCGAGATTGAGAAGGCTATGAGTCATCATCGTCCAGGCAGCGAACTCCACACGCTTGCTAAAATCGGTGCCGTTTAACTCGGGCGTAAGGGACTCGGTTAACACTGCGTCATTTTGGTAAATTTCAGAAAACTCCACGAAGGTTTTCTTCATGAGTTCCAGACGCTCTCCCTCGGGCAAATGGGAAGTGATCTTTTCGTAAGTTAGGCTCAGCCCACTTTCCAGGCCATCGGTTTCCTCAAGCGTCTGTTTCGCGCAAGCCTTGGCCGCTTTGAAGTACTCTTCCTCATTCATCATGAGCAGTGCCTGAAGGGAGGTATTCGTTCGTTCTCGCCTGGGCAGACAATATTCCCGCGATGGAGCGTTCATGATTGTCATTTGCGGTGGGGGAATGGCACGTCTCCAAAAAGTGTATAGGCTCCGACGGTAGATGTTGTCATCGCTGTCGGGAACATAAGGCCGATTTGCGACCATGTTCACCATTTCCCATAAGCCCGGTGGTTGGGGTGGCCTAACACTCTTACCGTACATGGTATTGTTGAGCTGACCGCTCACCGCCAATATCTGATCGCGAATCACCTCCGCATCGAGACGGTAACGGGAGGCTCGTGCCAGTTGCCGGTTCTCAGGATCTTTGGTGTAGGAATCAGGATCGGCGTCAGAACTTTGTCTATAGGTACTCGAAAGCACAATCGACCGAAATAGTTCCTTAATGTCCCACCCCGTTTCCATAAAGGTGACCGCTAACTCATCTAGCAACTCGGGATGGCTGGGCCACTCCCCTTGTGCCCCAAGGTCCTCAGAGGTTTTGACTAAGCCAACGCCGAAAATTTGCTGCCAGAAACGATTAACCGCGACGCGGCTGGTCAGTGGGTGGTTGGGGGCGACGAGCCATTCCGCTAAGTCCATGCGGGTATACATGCCTTTTTTCTTTTTCATCGGAGGCAGAAAAGCCGGCGTGTTACGTTCAACAGGCACATCAGGAGCATCGTAGGCCCCGCCGACAAACATGGTCGCCTGCCGAGGGGGGTTCATTTCTGACATGATCATCGCTCCGGGAATCGTGTTATAAAAGGCAGTTCGCTTGGCCTTCAAATCGGCGATCTGTTTTTGAGCCTCCAATACTTCTTTTGAACGCA
Coding sequences within it:
- a CDS encoding DUF3050 domain-containing protein → MKKITEEDVSGAVERLNGHPLYKSLKELGDLRMFMEHHVFSVWDFMSLAKSLQEIVAPVRQPWMPGEDGALRRFINELILEEECDEGPNHGEYRSHFEIYMNSMSEVGADVEPCRRFLRSVVNEGLDMALELPCVPDPSRAFTRATFDIIRSKEPHKIAAAFALGRESIIPDMFREILSKAEVPEDSIPTFHYYLNRHVELDEGQHGPMAMRLLNSLCGGEECKVREAIHAAEQAIEARIKLWDGILVSIERDACVGT
- a CDS encoding DUF1501 domain-containing protein → MDQFQSFCDQLNRRQFIKRASVGLGVAALGGSMTPLVAAAQPGLHHAAKAKRVIFLFMAGAPSQLDLFDYKPGLEKLHGQSLPPEISRGQRVTTMTRGKKQEICASIFKFAPQGESGLVMSELLPHLSKHADDICMIKSTHTEAINHDPAKTFFCTGSEMPGRASMGSWLSYGLGTLNRDLPDFVVLSSAFWSGKTNVQALYSRLWGTGFLPGKHQGIAFQSVGDPVLFLSNPKGVDRKARNKMLDFVSKVNAEQKLVTGDPEIQTSIAQQEMAFRMQASVPELTDLTQESEETLGMYGPEVHQSGSFARNCLLARRMAERDVRFIQLFHRGWDHHRQLPLHMRGQARDIDQPISGLLTDLKQRGLLEDTLVVFAGEFGRTTFAQNLAPGDRGNYGRDHHPRCFTTWMAGGGIKGGISYGKTDDFCYNVVKNPVHVRDLHATIFHQLGIDHNKLIFPHQGLDQKLTGVEKAHVVNDILA